One segment of Macaca fascicularis isolate 582-1 chromosome 2, T2T-MFA8v1.1 DNA contains the following:
- the NR1I2 gene encoding nuclear receptor subfamily 1 group I member 2 isoform X1, with the protein MTCEGCKGFFRRAMKRNARLRCPFRKGACEITRKTRRQCQACRLRKCLESGMKKEMIMSDAAVEERRALIKRKKRERIGTQPPGVQGLTEEQRMMIRELMDAQMKTFDTTFSHFKNFRLPGVLSSGCEMPESLRAPSREEAAKWNQVRKDLWSVKVSVQLRGEDGSVWNYKPPADNGGKEIFSLLPHMADMSTYMFKGIINFAKVISYFRDLPIEDQISLLKGATFELCQLRFNTVFNAETGTWECGRLSYCLEDPAGGFQQLLLEPMLKFHYMLKKLQLHEEEYVLMQAISLFSPDRPGVVQHRVVDQLQEQYAITLKSYIECNRPQPAHRFLFLKIMAMLTELRSINAQHTQRLLRIQDIHPFATPLMQELFGITGS; encoded by the exons ATGACATGTGAAGGATGCAAGGGCTTTTTCAG GAGGGCCATGAAACGCAACGCCCGCCTTAGGTGCCCCTTCCGGAAGGGCGCCTGCGAGATCACCCGGAAGACCCGGCGACAGTGCCAGGCCTGCCGGCTGCGCAAGTGCCTGGAGAGCGGCATGAAGAAGGAGA TGATCATGTCCGACGCAGCCGTGGAGGAGAGGCGGGCCTTgatcaagaggaagaaaagagaacgGATCGGGACTCAGCCACCCGGAGTGCAGGGGCTGACGGAGGAGCAGCGGATGATGATCAGGGAGCTGATGGACGCTCAGATGAAAACCTTTGACACTACCTTCTCCCATTTCAAGAATTTCCGG CTGCCAGGGGTGCTTAGCAGTGGCTGTGAGATGCCAGAGTCTCTGCGGGCCCCATCGAGGGAAGAAGCTGCCAAGTGGAACCAGGTCAGGAAAGATCTGTGGTCTGTGAAGGTCTCCGTGCAGCTGCGGGGGGAGGATGGCAGTGTCTGGAACTACAAACCCCCAGCCGACAATGGCGGGAAAGAGATCTTCTCCTTGCTGCCCCACATGGCTGACATGTCAACCTACATGTTCAAAGGCATCATCAACTTTGCCAAAGTCATCTCCTACTTCAG GGACCTGCCCATCGAGGACCAGATCTCCCTACTGAAGGGGGCCACTTTTGAGCTGTGCCAGCTGAGATTCAACACAGTATTCAACGCGGAGACTGGAACTTGGGAGTGTGGCCGGCTGTCCTACTGCTTGGAAGACCCTGCAG GTGGTTTCCAGCAACTTCTGCTGGAGCCCATGCTGAAATTCCACTACATGCTGAAGAAGCTGCAGCTACACGAGGAGGAGTATGTGCTGATGCAGGccatctccctcttctccccag acCGCCCAGGTGTGGTGCAGCACCGCGTGGTGGACCAGCTGCAGGAGCAATACGCTATTACTCTGAAGTCCTACATTGAATGCAATCGGCCCCAGCCTGCTCACAG GTTCCTGTTCCTGAAGATCATGGCTATGCTCACCGAGCTCCGCAGCATCAACGCCCAGCACACCCAGCGGCTGCTGCGCATCCAGGACATACACCCCTTTGCTACGCCCCTCATGCAGGAGTTGTTCGGCATCACGGGTAGCTGA
- the NR1I2 gene encoding nuclear receptor subfamily 1 group I member 2 isoform X2 — translation MTVTRTHHLKEGSLSAPATALHSPAAELASDHPRGPEANLEVRPKEGWNHADFVYCEDTESVPGKPTVNADEEVGGPQICRVCGDKATGYHFNVMTCEGCKGFFRRAMKRNARLRCPFRKGACEITRKTRRQCQACRLRKCLESGMKKEMIMSDAAVEERRALIKRKKRERIGTQPPGVQGLTEEQRMMIRELMDAQMKTFDTTFSHFKNFRLPGVLSSGCEMPESLRAPSREEAAKWNQVRKDLWSVKVSVQLRGEDGSVWNYKPPADNGGKEIFSLLPHMADMSTYMFKGIINFAKVISYFRDLPIEDQISLLKGATFELCQLRFNTVFNAETGTWECGRLSYCLEDPAGGFQQLLLEPMLKFHYMLKKLQLHEEEYVLMQAISLFSPDRPGVVQHRVVDQLQEQYAITLKSYIECNRPQPAHRFLFLKIMAMLTELRSINAQHTQRLLRIQDIHPFATPLMQELFGITGS, via the exons TCCAAGAGGCCCAGAAGCAAACCTGGAGGTGAGACCCAAAGAAGGCTGGAACCATGCTGACTTTGTATactgtgaggacacagagtctGTTCCTGGAAAGCCCACTGTCAACGCAGATGAGGAAGTTGGGGGTCCCCAAATCTGCCGTGTATGTGGGGACAAGGCCACTGGTTATCACTTCAATGTCATGACATGTGAAGGATGCAAGGGCTTTTTCAG GAGGGCCATGAAACGCAACGCCCGCCTTAGGTGCCCCTTCCGGAAGGGCGCCTGCGAGATCACCCGGAAGACCCGGCGACAGTGCCAGGCCTGCCGGCTGCGCAAGTGCCTGGAGAGCGGCATGAAGAAGGAGA TGATCATGTCCGACGCAGCCGTGGAGGAGAGGCGGGCCTTgatcaagaggaagaaaagagaacgGATCGGGACTCAGCCACCCGGAGTGCAGGGGCTGACGGAGGAGCAGCGGATGATGATCAGGGAGCTGATGGACGCTCAGATGAAAACCTTTGACACTACCTTCTCCCATTTCAAGAATTTCCGG CTGCCAGGGGTGCTTAGCAGTGGCTGTGAGATGCCAGAGTCTCTGCGGGCCCCATCGAGGGAAGAAGCTGCCAAGTGGAACCAGGTCAGGAAAGATCTGTGGTCTGTGAAGGTCTCCGTGCAGCTGCGGGGGGAGGATGGCAGTGTCTGGAACTACAAACCCCCAGCCGACAATGGCGGGAAAGAGATCTTCTCCTTGCTGCCCCACATGGCTGACATGTCAACCTACATGTTCAAAGGCATCATCAACTTTGCCAAAGTCATCTCCTACTTCAG GGACCTGCCCATCGAGGACCAGATCTCCCTACTGAAGGGGGCCACTTTTGAGCTGTGCCAGCTGAGATTCAACACAGTATTCAACGCGGAGACTGGAACTTGGGAGTGTGGCCGGCTGTCCTACTGCTTGGAAGACCCTGCAG GTGGTTTCCAGCAACTTCTGCTGGAGCCCATGCTGAAATTCCACTACATGCTGAAGAAGCTGCAGCTACACGAGGAGGAGTATGTGCTGATGCAGGccatctccctcttctccccag acCGCCCAGGTGTGGTGCAGCACCGCGTGGTGGACCAGCTGCAGGAGCAATACGCTATTACTCTGAAGTCCTACATTGAATGCAATCGGCCCCAGCCTGCTCACAG GTTCCTGTTCCTGAAGATCATGGCTATGCTCACCGAGCTCCGCAGCATCAACGCCCAGCACACCCAGCGGCTGCTGCGCATCCAGGACATACACCCCTTTGCTACGCCCCTCATGCAGGAGTTGTTCGGCATCACGGGTAGCTGA